In one Microbulbifer pacificus genomic region, the following are encoded:
- a CDS encoding mechanosensitive ion channel family protein: MESAKAFLRSLVGDDRFWIAEVFLIVLTTAFAAWLLSILVRRLELRAERTVNPWDDALCGSINPPASLLVWLIGLSLAAARAGSATGAEIFSVAHTIREIGFIVLITWFALRFAKAVEHNLADPRFMGKPMDATTVRAIGKLIRASIIVTAGMVIMQHFGYSISGVLAFGGIGGLAIGFAAKDLLANFFGGLMIYLDRPFKVGDWVRSPDKEIEGTVEDIGWRLTRIRTFDKRPLYIPNGVFTQISVENPSRMLNRRIYETVGIRYDDAHLMAPIVKSVKEMLQQHPEIDTNQTLIVNFNSFAPSSLDFFIYTFTKTTDWVRYHEIKQDVLLKILNIVQEHGASCAFPTSTLHIAELPELAVAGDRRIPVDTGMTAK, translated from the coding sequence GTGGAGTCGGCGAAAGCATTTTTGCGCTCTCTGGTGGGGGATGACCGTTTCTGGATTGCCGAAGTTTTTCTGATTGTGCTCACCACAGCCTTTGCGGCCTGGCTATTGAGCATACTGGTGCGGAGACTTGAGCTGAGGGCGGAGCGCACGGTCAATCCGTGGGATGACGCTCTGTGTGGCAGTATCAACCCGCCGGCGTCGCTGCTGGTTTGGCTCATTGGCCTTTCCCTGGCGGCGGCGCGTGCCGGCAGCGCAACCGGGGCGGAAATTTTCTCCGTTGCCCACACCATCCGTGAAATCGGCTTTATCGTACTGATCACCTGGTTTGCATTGCGCTTTGCCAAGGCGGTGGAACACAACCTGGCGGACCCGCGTTTTATGGGCAAGCCCATGGATGCCACGACGGTGCGCGCCATTGGCAAGCTGATCCGCGCCTCGATTATCGTAACCGCCGGCATGGTCATCATGCAGCACTTTGGCTATAGCATCAGCGGCGTGCTGGCCTTTGGTGGTATCGGTGGTCTCGCCATCGGCTTCGCGGCCAAGGACTTGCTGGCGAACTTCTTCGGTGGTTTGATGATCTATCTCGATCGGCCCTTCAAGGTGGGCGATTGGGTTCGCTCACCGGACAAGGAAATCGAGGGCACTGTAGAAGATATTGGCTGGCGCCTCACGCGGATTCGCACCTTTGACAAGCGCCCGCTGTATATTCCCAATGGTGTGTTTACCCAGATTTCGGTGGAAAACCCGTCGCGCATGTTGAATCGCCGTATTTACGAAACCGTCGGTATCCGCTATGACGATGCACACCTGATGGCTCCGATCGTGAAGTCGGTAAAGGAAATGCTTCAGCAGCATCCGGAGATCGATACGAACCAGACGCTGATTGTGAACTTCAATTCCTTTGCGCCATCATCCCTGGATTTCTTTATTTACACATTTACCAAGACCACGGACTGGGTGCGCTACCACGAAATCAAGCAGGATGTGCTGCTGAAGATCCTGAATATTGTTCAGGAGCACGGCGCTTCCTGTGCCTTCCCCACCTCGACACTGCATATTGCCGAGTTGCCGGAACTCGCTGTCGCGGGCGACCGACGTATTCCCGTTGATACCGGAATGACAGCTAAGTGA
- a CDS encoding DUF6586 family protein, protein MSNPYTGMVASALRKTQLILQAQEVESVDGNRLLQSAQLEGALLQLWRAHRAFLAEQGHQLQLGFRPGGEPDTARKLQELVLARGKFSAEVTELVSLEENPDSWFSAMARCWAALWRPTSGGDQTSATGGGVQALIPLRQMDSIPAAGLDLENLRHWLSQLDQLILRQRDQGREW, encoded by the coding sequence GTGAGCAACCCCTATACCGGAATGGTGGCGTCCGCCTTGCGGAAAACCCAGTTGATACTGCAGGCACAGGAGGTCGAGTCTGTGGACGGCAATCGACTGTTGCAGTCCGCACAGCTTGAAGGCGCGCTGCTGCAGTTGTGGCGCGCGCACCGGGCTTTTCTGGCGGAGCAGGGCCATCAGTTGCAGCTGGGTTTCAGGCCGGGTGGTGAGCCGGACACGGCGCGGAAACTGCAGGAGCTGGTACTTGCCCGGGGGAAGTTCAGTGCCGAGGTGACGGAGCTGGTTAGTCTGGAGGAGAATCCAGACAGTTGGTTCAGTGCCATGGCGCGCTGCTGGGCGGCACTGTGGCGCCCAACCAGTGGCGGTGATCAGACGTCTGCCACGGGAGGCGGCGTTCAGGCTCTTATCCCGCTACGTCAGATGGACTCGATTCCTGCGGCGGGTCTCGATCTTGAGAACCTCCGGCACTGGCTGTCGCAACTCGACCAGCTGATCCTGCGCCAGCGTGACCAGGGGCGGGAGTGGTAG
- a CDS encoding TetR/AcrR family transcriptional regulator: MSQLDTVNRILDAAEVLFAERGFTETSLRTITSTAGVNLAAVNYHFGSKKELIQAVFERFLTPFTESLDRELSRRESQAQLQVEDLLQSLYRVALAGLAREGRDPKRFMRLLGLAYTQSQGHLRRFIVSRYGASYRRFAGLLSGVLPQVDPVTFYWRLYFMLGATIFSLSSFDAIEAILREDFGAESSLDETLARLAPAAVAMLTAADGGAG; this comes from the coding sequence ATGAGTCAGCTGGATACCGTCAACCGCATACTCGATGCAGCCGAAGTGCTGTTTGCCGAGCGCGGCTTTACCGAAACCTCACTGCGCACAATTACCAGTACCGCCGGGGTGAACCTCGCTGCGGTAAATTATCACTTCGGTTCGAAAAAAGAGCTTATCCAGGCAGTATTTGAGCGCTTTCTTACACCTTTTACGGAGAGTCTCGATCGCGAACTGAGCCGTCGCGAATCCCAGGCCCAGCTTCAAGTCGAGGATCTATTGCAGAGCCTCTACCGGGTGGCCCTGGCAGGGCTCGCCCGCGAGGGACGCGATCCAAAGCGCTTCATGCGCCTGTTGGGGCTCGCCTATACCCAGTCCCAGGGGCATCTGCGGCGATTCATCGTTTCGCGCTATGGCGCCAGCTACCGGCGTTTCGCCGGACTGTTATCCGGTGTGTTACCGCAGGTGGATCCGGTCACCTTCTACTGGCGCCTGTACTTTATGCTGGGCGCCACCATATTTTCCCTTTCGAGCTTTGATGCCATCGAAGCTATCCTGAGGGAGGATTTTGGCGCTGAGAGCAGCCTCGACGAGACCCTGGCCCGTCTCGCGCCGGCAGCCGTCGCCATGCTTACCGCAGCGGATGGCGGCGCAGGCTGA
- a CDS encoding DUF819 domain-containing protein, which translates to MITNDAIILGMLAAILGFVFYTASSEQRFWKRFYRFVPALLLCYFLPSLLTTFHIIDAHNSNLYFVASRYLLPASLVLLTLSIDLKGIINLGPKALVLFLTGTVGIIIGGPIALLIMSTFNPDMLNGNGPDAIWRGMTTIAGSWIGGGANQAAMKEIFEVGGQVFSAMVAVDVIIANLWMAVLLIMAGNARQLDARRGADTSAIDTLKDRVEAMQRKHSRNPTLQDLMLIAAVGFGITAIAHGFADVLAPWFQTHAPQLESFSFTSQFFWLIVIATTLGIFLAFTPAKKLEGAGASKIGSVFIYFLVATIGTHMDITALRDSPELFLLGVIWMAIHAGLMLLVAWLIKAPTFFMAVGSQANVGGAASAPVVAAAFHPSLAPVGVLLAVMGYALGTYGAWFCGQLLRMVGAL; encoded by the coding sequence ATGATTACCAATGACGCCATCATTCTCGGCATGCTCGCGGCCATCCTGGGCTTCGTGTTCTACACCGCCAGCAGCGAGCAGCGTTTCTGGAAACGCTTTTACCGCTTTGTACCCGCACTGCTGCTCTGTTACTTCCTGCCGAGCCTGCTCACTACCTTCCATATCATCGACGCGCACAATTCGAACCTCTATTTCGTCGCATCGCGTTACCTGCTGCCGGCGAGCCTTGTATTGCTGACGCTAAGCATCGATTTGAAAGGCATCATCAATCTCGGGCCGAAGGCACTGGTCCTTTTCCTTACCGGTACGGTGGGCATCATTATCGGCGGCCCGATAGCACTGCTGATCATGTCAACATTCAACCCAGACATGCTGAACGGCAATGGCCCGGATGCGATCTGGCGCGGCATGACGACGATCGCCGGCAGCTGGATCGGCGGCGGCGCCAATCAGGCGGCGATGAAAGAAATATTTGAGGTGGGAGGCCAGGTGTTTTCCGCCATGGTGGCCGTGGATGTAATCATCGCCAACCTGTGGATGGCCGTGCTGCTGATCATGGCGGGTAACGCCAGGCAACTCGACGCCAGACGCGGTGCCGATACGTCCGCCATTGATACCCTTAAAGATCGGGTAGAGGCCATGCAACGCAAACATTCCCGCAACCCCACCCTGCAGGACCTGATGCTGATTGCCGCCGTAGGCTTCGGTATTACCGCCATCGCCCACGGATTTGCCGACGTACTGGCGCCCTGGTTTCAGACCCATGCGCCGCAACTTGAAAGCTTCAGTTTCACCAGTCAGTTCTTCTGGCTGATCGTCATCGCCACTACCCTCGGCATTTTTCTCGCGTTTACGCCGGCGAAGAAACTGGAAGGTGCCGGCGCATCGAAAATCGGATCGGTATTCATCTACTTTCTGGTGGCTACTATCGGCACCCACATGGATATTACCGCGCTCAGGGACAGCCCCGAGCTGTTCCTGCTGGGCGTCATCTGGATGGCGATACATGCCGGATTGATGCTGTTGGTGGCGTGGCTGATCAAGGCACCCACGTTTTTCATGGCCGTGGGCAGCCAGGCCAATGTGGGCGGTGCCGCTTCCGCACCGGTCGTGGCGGCGGCGTTCCACCCGTCGTTGGCACCGGTGGGCGTTCTGCTGGCAGTGATGGGCTATGCGCTCGGCACCTACGGTGCCTGGTTCTGCGGACAGCTGTTGCGGATGGTGGGCGCACTCTGA
- a CDS encoding cold-shock protein gives MSDRVTGTVKWFNNARGYGFITCAEGSEDIFVHYRSIRGDGYKTLNEGQAVEFEMQQGDKGLLAEDVVPCE, from the coding sequence ATGAGTGATCGCGTTACGGGTACCGTGAAGTGGTTTAACAATGCCCGGGGTTATGGATTCATCACCTGTGCCGAAGGTTCCGAGGATATTTTTGTGCACTACCGCAGCATTCGCGGTGATGGCTACAAGACCCTCAACGAGGGGCAAGCCGTTGAGTTTGAAATGCAGCAGGGCGACAAAGGCCTGCTGGCGGAAGACGTTGTTCCCTGCGAATAA
- a CDS encoding CsiV family protein, protein MTFTNHQVTKCLKQLAGAALLTLCAVNTQAAGYAGTQFEIEMVVFARESGMNQSRETWPAAPRLTYSERWVDFNTPSRTDPMVPALQPAPNQLDNKVAALRRDPGYQVLFHKTWRQVLQGERSAPAVLISGGPQNGSHHQLEGSVTLSVARYLHLSTDLWFSEWLPQTATLPAPLSQGSAGLVAPRGIAVPARPRAAVVDAANTATSEEPLNLNRAEPAVFHSNNSFSDRPVAEAAPQATEQLAARVAVLQEERRLRSGELHYIDHPKLGVLVEVRAVTPTAEPEPADEPVEFTP, encoded by the coding sequence ATGACCTTTACCAACCATCAGGTCACAAAATGCCTGAAACAGCTGGCCGGCGCCGCGCTGTTGACGCTCTGCGCGGTCAACACACAGGCCGCGGGCTATGCGGGCACCCAGTTTGAAATCGAGATGGTGGTGTTCGCCCGAGAAAGTGGCATGAACCAATCCCGGGAAACCTGGCCTGCCGCTCCCCGCCTCACTTACAGCGAGCGCTGGGTGGACTTCAACACCCCCTCCCGCACGGACCCCATGGTTCCGGCCCTGCAGCCGGCGCCCAATCAGCTGGACAACAAAGTGGCCGCCCTCCGACGCGATCCCGGCTACCAGGTGCTGTTCCACAAGACCTGGCGCCAGGTGTTACAAGGCGAGCGCAGTGCCCCCGCGGTACTGATCAGCGGCGGACCGCAGAATGGCAGCCACCACCAGCTGGAGGGCAGCGTGACCCTGAGTGTGGCCCGCTACCTCCACCTCAGTACTGATCTCTGGTTCAGCGAGTGGCTGCCGCAGACGGCAACCCTCCCCGCCCCGCTGAGCCAGGGCAGTGCCGGACTGGTCGCCCCCCGCGGCATCGCAGTGCCCGCCCGCCCTCGCGCCGCCGTGGTAGATGCTGCGAATACCGCCACCAGTGAGGAACCGCTGAATCTGAACCGTGCAGAACCCGCTGTGTTCCACAGCAACAACAGCTTCTCAGACCGCCCTGTTGCAGAGGCCGCACCCCAGGCAACGGAACAACTGGCGGCACGCGTGGCCGTACTGCAGGAAGAGCGCCGTCTCCGCAGCGGTGAGCTGCACTATATCGACCACCCCAAACTGGGTGTACTGGTGGAGGTTCGCGCCGTTACACCAACAGCAGAGCCGGAGCCCGCCGATGAACCGGTGGAGTTCACTCCCTGA
- a CDS encoding DUF6763 family protein, with translation MARIAPEIGSWFENFESGDLFEVVAVDQPSRTIEIQYLDGTLDEIDFHSWPQLPVIGAAAPEDANAGYGSWAKEMQDDEDAGFTSPIFSPPQSAIDRLEGETFPGTDEGPQ, from the coding sequence ATGGCAAGAATCGCACCGGAAATCGGCAGCTGGTTCGAAAATTTTGAAAGCGGAGACCTGTTTGAGGTAGTCGCCGTGGACCAGCCATCCCGCACCATCGAGATCCAGTACCTCGATGGAACACTCGACGAAATAGACTTTCACAGCTGGCCACAACTGCCCGTGATTGGCGCGGCGGCGCCGGAAGATGCCAACGCGGGTTACGGGTCCTGGGCAAAAGAAATGCAGGACGATGAAGACGCAGGGTTTACAAGCCCAATTTTTTCTCCACCGCAGAGTGCCATCGACCGCCTCGAAGGGGAGACGTTTCCCGGCACTGACGAGGGGCCACAATAG
- the nagZ gene encoding beta-N-acetylhexosaminidase → MSEQIGPVMIDVDGTELTDEDRELLRHPMVGGLIFFARNFRDREQLEALVADIRRVRPQILLAVDQEGGRVQRFRDTFTRIPSMQALSARANTGQLRDVGWLLAAELLAVGVDFSFAPVLDADDDFCKIVGDRSFARDPLLLAEKARPFMAGMHEAGMATTGKHFPGHGQVLEDSHEELPVDQRTLEQVMASDCTPFTQCIAAGELQAVMPAHIRFAQVDENPVGFSRFWLQEILRKRLGFDGVIFSDDLTMEGAGAAGGYAERIRAAMQAGCDMGVVCNNRRGALEVLAALDGFTPDPESGRRLARMRGQAKITSWQELEESSRWQQTREWLASWM, encoded by the coding sequence ATGTCTGAGCAGATTGGTCCGGTAATGATTGATGTCGACGGCACGGAACTCACCGATGAGGATCGCGAGCTGTTGCGCCACCCCATGGTGGGGGGGCTGATTTTCTTCGCGCGTAACTTCCGCGACCGTGAGCAGCTTGAGGCGCTGGTAGCGGATATTCGGCGTGTGCGCCCACAGATCCTGCTGGCGGTGGATCAGGAAGGGGGAAGGGTGCAGCGCTTTCGCGATACGTTCACCCGCATTCCATCCATGCAGGCACTGAGCGCCCGTGCCAACACCGGGCAATTGCGCGATGTGGGTTGGCTGCTGGCGGCGGAACTGCTGGCGGTGGGGGTCGATTTCAGTTTTGCGCCGGTGCTGGATGCGGACGATGATTTCTGCAAGATTGTCGGCGACCGAAGTTTTGCGCGGGATCCTCTGCTGCTCGCGGAAAAGGCTCGGCCTTTTATGGCGGGGATGCATGAGGCGGGGATGGCCACTACCGGTAAACACTTTCCCGGGCACGGTCAGGTCCTCGAGGACAGCCATGAAGAACTGCCCGTCGATCAGCGCACATTGGAGCAGGTAATGGCCTCCGACTGCACGCCGTTCACCCAGTGCATTGCCGCCGGTGAGCTTCAGGCGGTGATGCCCGCGCATATACGCTTCGCCCAGGTTGATGAAAATCCGGTGGGCTTCTCGCGTTTCTGGCTGCAGGAAATCCTGCGCAAGCGCCTGGGTTTTGACGGGGTTATTTTCAGTGACGATCTGACCATGGAGGGGGCCGGTGCCGCCGGCGGATATGCGGAGCGGATTCGCGCGGCGATGCAGGCGGGTTGTGACATGGGTGTGGTATGTAATAACCGCCGGGGTGCCTTGGAAGTACTGGCGGCTCTGGATGGGTTTACGCCGGATCCCGAATCCGGTCGACGCCTGGCGCGTATGCGCGGTCAGGCGAAAATCACCAGCTGGCAGGAGCTTGAGGAGTCTTCCCGTTGGCAGCAAACCCGTGAGTGGCTGGCATCCTGGATGTAA
- the topA gene encoding type I DNA topoisomerase — MGKSLVIVESPAKAKTINKYLGKDFVVKSSIGHIRDLPTGASSKQPVDAKERARRAAETRKLSKEEKEIYKRKKSHEQLIKRMGIDPDHNWEAHYEILPGKEKVVDELRKLAANADTVYLATDLDREGEAIAWHLREAIGGDEGRFRRVVFNEITKSAIQEAFKSPGPLDIDRVNAQQARRFLDRIVGYMVSPLLWEKVARGLSAGRVQSVAVRLVVEREREIRAFIPEEYWTLFADTETAKSDALRLEVKKQGGESFRPVNEAQAMAALKALQSSSFEVTAREDKPTSSKPGAPFITSTLQQAASNRLGFSVKKTMMMAQRLYEAGYITYMRTDSTNLSAEAVTSVREFIGESYGEKYLPENPNQYSSKEGAQEAHEAIRPSDVRVKPNMLSGMERDAERLYTLIWQQFVACQMTPAQFTSTSVVVSAGDFELRTRGRVIRFDGFLKVAPPQSKKDEDVVLPDIKVGERLDLKKLDPKQHFTKPPARFSEAALVKELEKRGIGRPSTYASIISTIQDRGYVRLENRRFYAEKMGDIVTDRLSESFTDLMDYGFTASLEESLDAVAEGKKGWKALLDEFYSDFSQRLEHAQDADAGMRRNAPTDTNIECSQCGRHMQIRTGSTGVFLGCSGYALPPKERCTNTMNLVSGEEAIDADKDEEAETRQLRDKRRCPKCSTAMDSYLLDEQRKLHICGNNPDCSGFEVEKGTFKIKGYDGPLIECDKCGSDMQLKSGRFGKYFGCTNDTCKNTRKLLKNGQAAPPKMDPVPMPELACEKVDDTYILRDGASGLFLAASQFPKNRETRAPLVKELLPHKDEIDPKYSFLFSAPTEDSEGRDTVVRFSRKTQEQYVQTEEDGKATGWKAFYTGGKWLVEEAANKSSAPRKAAAKKAPAKKAAAKKAPAKKAPAKKSPAK, encoded by the coding sequence ATGGGTAAATCACTGGTCATCGTCGAGTCGCCGGCGAAGGCAAAAACGATCAACAAGTATCTCGGCAAGGACTTTGTAGTGAAGTCCAGTATCGGTCATATCCGGGATCTTCCGACCGGCGCCTCCAGCAAACAGCCGGTGGATGCCAAGGAGCGTGCGCGCCGGGCTGCGGAAACCCGCAAGCTTTCCAAGGAAGAAAAAGAGATCTACAAGCGCAAAAAAAGCCATGAACAGCTGATCAAGCGCATGGGGATCGACCCGGATCACAACTGGGAGGCCCACTACGAGATCCTTCCTGGCAAGGAAAAAGTGGTTGATGAGCTGCGCAAGCTCGCCGCCAATGCTGATACCGTCTATCTCGCAACCGACTTGGATCGCGAGGGAGAGGCCATCGCGTGGCATCTGCGCGAAGCTATTGGCGGCGACGAAGGGCGCTTCCGCCGTGTGGTGTTTAACGAGATTACCAAATCCGCGATCCAGGAGGCGTTCAAGAGCCCGGGGCCGCTGGATATCGACCGCGTCAATGCCCAGCAGGCGCGCCGTTTCCTCGACCGCATCGTGGGCTACATGGTATCGCCGTTGCTGTGGGAGAAAGTCGCCCGCGGATTGTCTGCCGGTCGCGTACAGTCTGTTGCCGTGCGTCTCGTGGTAGAACGCGAACGGGAAATCCGCGCGTTCATTCCGGAAGAGTACTGGACGCTGTTTGCGGATACTGAAACCGCAAAATCCGATGCGCTGCGCCTTGAAGTCAAGAAGCAGGGCGGTGAGAGCTTCCGTCCGGTCAACGAAGCCCAGGCCATGGCGGCGCTTAAGGCACTTCAGTCCAGCAGCTTTGAAGTCACCGCGCGGGAAGACAAGCCCACCAGCTCAAAGCCCGGTGCACCATTTATTACCTCAACTCTGCAGCAGGCGGCCAGTAACCGCCTCGGCTTCAGCGTGAAGAAAACCATGATGATGGCCCAGCGCCTGTATGAGGCTGGCTACATTACCTACATGCGTACGGACTCCACCAACTTGAGCGCAGAGGCCGTGACCTCTGTGCGGGAATTTATCGGTGAGAGTTACGGTGAAAAATATCTGCCGGAAAACCCGAATCAGTACAGCAGCAAAGAGGGCGCTCAGGAGGCGCACGAGGCCATCCGCCCGTCTGACGTGCGGGTTAAACCGAACATGCTGTCGGGAATGGAGCGCGATGCCGAGCGTCTCTACACTCTGATCTGGCAGCAGTTTGTGGCCTGTCAGATGACGCCGGCGCAGTTCACTTCCACGTCTGTGGTGGTAAGCGCCGGTGACTTTGAGTTGCGTACCCGCGGTCGTGTGATCCGCTTTGATGGTTTCCTCAAAGTGGCACCACCGCAGAGCAAGAAAGACGAAGACGTGGTTCTGCCGGACATCAAGGTCGGGGAAAGACTCGACCTGAAGAAACTGGATCCGAAACAGCACTTTACCAAACCGCCGGCGCGCTTCAGTGAGGCGGCACTGGTAAAAGAACTGGAAAAACGGGGCATCGGCCGCCCGTCCACCTACGCGTCAATTATTTCGACGATTCAGGATCGCGGTTATGTGCGTCTGGAAAACCGCCGTTTTTACGCGGAAAAAATGGGTGATATCGTCACCGACCGCCTGAGCGAGAGTTTTACCGACCTGATGGACTACGGCTTTACCGCGAGCCTGGAGGAATCCCTGGATGCGGTAGCGGAAGGCAAGAAAGGCTGGAAGGCGTTGCTGGACGAGTTCTACTCGGATTTCAGTCAGCGCCTCGAGCACGCCCAAGACGCAGACGCCGGTATGCGTCGCAACGCGCCTACGGACACGAACATCGAATGCAGCCAGTGCGGTCGTCATATGCAGATCCGCACCGGTTCCACCGGTGTGTTCCTCGGCTGTTCAGGCTATGCACTGCCGCCGAAGGAGCGTTGCACCAACACCATGAATCTGGTGTCGGGCGAAGAGGCTATCGACGCAGACAAGGACGAAGAAGCGGAAACCCGCCAGCTGCGGGATAAGCGCCGCTGCCCGAAATGCAGTACTGCCATGGACAGCTACCTGCTGGATGAGCAGCGCAAGTTGCACATCTGTGGCAACAACCCGGACTGCAGCGGTTTTGAGGTGGAGAAAGGCACCTTCAAGATCAAGGGTTACGATGGCCCGCTGATCGAATGCGACAAATGTGGCAGCGACATGCAGCTGAAGTCCGGGCGCTTTGGCAAATACTTTGGCTGTACCAACGACACCTGTAAAAACACCCGCAAGCTGCTGAAAAATGGCCAGGCCGCACCGCCCAAAATGGATCCGGTGCCTATGCCAGAGCTCGCCTGTGAAAAGGTGGATGATACCTACATCCTGCGCGACGGTGCTTCCGGGCTGTTCCTGGCCGCCAGCCAGTTCCCGAAAAACCGCGAGACTCGTGCACCGTTGGTGAAGGAACTGTTGCCGCATAAGGACGAAATTGATCCGAAGTACAGTTTCCTGTTTTCCGCGCCGACAGAAGACAGTGAGGGCAGGGATACGGTCGTGCGCTTCAGCCGCAAAACTCAGGAGCAGTATGTGCAAACTGAGGAAGACGGCAAAGCGACCGGCTGGAAGGCTTTCTACACCGGTGGTAAATGGCTGGTAGAGGAGGCTGCTAACAAGTCGTCAGCACCGAGAAAGGCGGCAGCCAAGAAAGCTCCGGCCAAGAAGGCCGCGGCGAAAAAAGCTCCCGCCAAAAAGGCGCCCGCAAAAAAATCACCGGCGAAGTAG
- a CDS encoding TIGR00730 family Rossman fold protein → MLDAKMPEAWRVLRIQSELVDGIERLITLKGAVTVFGSARFREEAVEYQEAMRLGELLAGEGIPVITGGGPGIMEACNRGAFTHAGASIGLNIELPFEQMPNPYLDISLNFRYFFVRKFMFVKHAVGFIAMPGGYGTMDELFEALTLVQTQKVRRFPIVLVGKRYWAGLLDWLMNTVLERACIDAGDLDLFTLVDTVDEAAEIIIDYIRQREP, encoded by the coding sequence ATGCTGGATGCAAAAATGCCGGAAGCGTGGCGTGTGCTGCGTATCCAGTCCGAGCTCGTCGATGGTATTGAGCGCCTCATTACTCTGAAAGGTGCGGTCACGGTATTTGGAAGTGCCCGATTCCGGGAGGAGGCCGTTGAATATCAGGAGGCGATGCGTCTTGGTGAGTTGCTGGCCGGTGAGGGAATTCCGGTTATCACCGGAGGTGGTCCCGGTATCATGGAGGCCTGTAATCGAGGGGCGTTCACGCATGCCGGTGCGTCTATTGGGCTCAACATCGAGTTGCCATTCGAGCAGATGCCCAACCCGTATCTCGACATCAGTCTGAATTTTCGCTACTTCTTTGTGCGCAAATTCATGTTCGTGAAACACGCGGTGGGTTTTATCGCCATGCCGGGTGGGTACGGCACAATGGATGAATTGTTCGAAGCCCTGACACTGGTACAGACGCAAAAAGTCCGGCGTTTCCCCATCGTGCTGGTGGGGAAACGCTATTGGGCCGGGCTGTTGGATTGGCTGATGAACACGGTGCTTGAGCGCGCGTGTATTGACGCCGGTGATCTGGATCTGTTCACTCTGGTCGATACCGTGGACGAAGCGGCGGAAATCATCATCGACTACATTCGGCAGCGCGAGCCTTAA
- a CDS encoding universal stress protein, with translation MSGYNNILVGLDLSEESSQVLDRAAQIAAQSSARLSLAHIIEPLTFAYGGDIPMDLSEVQEQLQNQAKEQLRRAAASLNIPADRQHVVLGQPATEIHRLAEESGCDLIVIGSHGRHGLALLLGSTANGVLHGAGCDVLAVRVYSSDTK, from the coding sequence ATGTCAGGCTACAACAATATTCTGGTAGGACTGGACCTCTCCGAAGAATCTTCCCAGGTTCTCGACCGCGCTGCGCAGATCGCGGCCCAGAGCAGCGCGCGATTGAGCCTCGCCCACATCATCGAGCCGCTGACTTTTGCCTACGGCGGCGATATCCCGATGGACCTCTCGGAAGTGCAGGAGCAGTTGCAGAACCAGGCAAAGGAACAACTGCGACGCGCGGCAGCAAGCCTGAATATTCCCGCCGATCGCCAGCATGTTGTGCTGGGCCAGCCGGCCACGGAGATCCACCGACTGGCAGAGGAAAGCGGTTGCGACCTGATCGTGATCGGCAGCCATGGACGCCACGGCCTGGCATTGTTACTGGGCTCTACCGCGAATGGTGTCCTGCACGGCGCGGGGTGTGACGTGCTGGCGGTGCGTGTGTACTCGTCGGACACCAAATAA
- the lexA gene encoding transcriptional repressor LexA: MTNLTARQAQVLELIKSYLDETGYPPTRAEIAQELGFRSPNAAEEHLKALARKGAIEMVAGASRGIRIPGHQSGLPIVGRVAAGNPILAEENIEEYCEIPAEFFHPPADYLLRVHGMSMKNAGIFDGDLLAVQRTDNIRNGQIVVARIEDEVTVKRFKRRGNQAMVQLLPENEDFDVIEVDMRDKNFAIEGLAVGVIRQNPY, translated from the coding sequence ATGACAAACCTTACCGCTCGCCAGGCTCAGGTACTGGAACTGATCAAGTCTTATCTGGATGAAACAGGCTACCCGCCCACAAGAGCGGAAATAGCTCAAGAGCTGGGTTTCCGCTCACCCAATGCAGCGGAGGAGCACTTGAAAGCACTGGCGCGCAAAGGTGCCATTGAGATGGTGGCCGGCGCTTCCCGTGGTATTCGCATTCCCGGCCACCAGAGTGGCCTGCCGATTGTCGGTCGAGTTGCCGCAGGCAACCCGATCCTGGCGGAAGAAAATATCGAGGAATACTGTGAAATTCCCGCCGAATTCTTCCATCCACCCGCGGACTATCTGCTGCGCGTCCACGGCATGAGCATGAAGAACGCCGGCATCTTTGACGGAGACCTGCTGGCAGTACAGCGCACCGACAATATCCGCAATGGACAGATCGTGGTGGCACGTATCGAAGATGAGGTGACCGTCAAGCGCTTCAAGCGCCGCGGCAATCAGGCCATGGTACAGCTGTTGCCGGAAAATGAAGACTTCGACGTCATAGAAGTCGATATGCGCGACAAGAATTTTGCGATCGAGGGTCTCGCCGTGGGAGTGATCCGCCAGAATCCATACTGA